One genomic window of Tenacibaculum tangerinum includes the following:
- a CDS encoding pseudouridine synthase, whose amino-acid sequence MIYKPYGFLSQFITNQKKGGKHKLLGELYDFPEKTMAVGRLDAKSEGLLLLTTDGKVSDFITTRGDVEKEYYVQLDGAITSTAIEQLKNGVEIGFDGKKYRTKPCKVRLIDAPNLPERSKKIRDARHGPTPWISVTLTEGKFRQVRKMTSAVGFPTLRLVRVRIGDILLGNMQVGQVKEVGELI is encoded by the coding sequence ATGATATACAAGCCTTATGGTTTCTTATCACAATTTATTACCAATCAAAAAAAGGGAGGAAAACATAAACTGTTAGGTGAATTATACGACTTTCCAGAAAAAACCATGGCTGTTGGTAGATTAGATGCTAAATCGGAAGGTTTGTTGTTATTAACAACTGACGGAAAAGTAAGTGATTTTATTACCACCAGAGGTGATGTTGAAAAGGAATATTATGTACAATTAGATGGTGCTATTACTTCAACAGCAATTGAACAGTTAAAAAATGGCGTTGAAATTGGTTTCGATGGAAAAAAATATAGAACGAAACCTTGTAAGGTTCGTTTGATTGATGCTCCGAATCTTCCAGAACGTTCTAAAAAAATTCGTGATGCTCGTCACGGTCCTACTCCATGGATATCGGTTACTTTAACTGAAGGAAAATTCAGACAAGTACGTAAAATGACTTCCGCAGTTGGTTTTCCTACACTTCGCTTGGTACGTGTTCGTATAGGTGATATTTTATTAGGAAATATGCAAGTCGGGCAGGTTAAAGAGGTAGGGGAATTGATTTAG
- the recA gene encoding recombinase RecA — MAADKEKEAKLKALQLTLDKLDKTYGKGTVMKLGDSQVEDIDAISSGSLGLDLALGVGGYPRGRIIEIYGPESSGKTTLTIHAIAEAQKAGGIAAFIDAEHAFDRFYAESLGVDVDNLIISQPDHGEQALEITDNLIRSGAIDIVVIDSVAALTPKSEIEGEMGDSKMGLHARLMSQALRKLTGTISKTNCTVIFINQLREKIGVMFGNPETTTGGNALKFYASVRLDIRRRTQIKDGDRVVGNSTKVKIVKNKVAPPFQQAEFDIMYGEGISKVGEVLDIGVEYGIIKKSGSWFSYGETKLGQGRDAVKGVIKDNPELMEELENKIKEAIENQE, encoded by the coding sequence ATGGCAGCAGATAAAGAGAAAGAAGCGAAACTAAAAGCGCTTCAACTTACACTAGATAAGTTAGATAAAACCTACGGTAAGGGAACGGTAATGAAGTTAGGCGACAGCCAAGTAGAAGACATAGATGCAATATCGTCGGGTTCTTTAGGATTGGATTTAGCCTTAGGAGTAGGAGGATATCCTCGCGGAAGAATTATAGAAATTTACGGACCAGAATCTTCGGGTAAAACAACCTTAACTATTCACGCGATTGCCGAAGCCCAAAAAGCAGGAGGAATTGCCGCTTTTATCGATGCAGAACACGCTTTCGATCGTTTTTATGCAGAGAGTTTAGGAGTAGATGTTGATAACTTAATTATTTCGCAACCCGATCATGGAGAACAAGCTTTAGAAATAACCGATAATTTGATTCGTTCAGGAGCGATTGATATTGTAGTCATTGACTCGGTTGCAGCCCTAACACCAAAATCTGAAATTGAAGGTGAAATGGGAGATTCTAAAATGGGATTACATGCACGCTTAATGTCACAAGCCTTACGTAAGCTAACAGGTACGATTAGTAAAACAAACTGTACGGTTATATTTATTAACCAGTTACGTGAAAAGATCGGAGTTATGTTCGGTAACCCTGAAACAACTACAGGAGGTAATGCTTTGAAGTTTTACGCATCGGTTCGTTTAGATATTCGTCGTAGAACACAAATTAAAGATGGCGATAGAGTAGTTGGTAACAGCACCAAAGTTAAGATTGTAAAAAATAAAGTAGCTCCACCTTTTCAACAAGCAGAATTTGATATTATGTATGGAGAAGGAATCTCAAAGGTGGGAGAAGTTTTAGACATTGGTGTAGAGTATGGAATTATAAAGAAAAGTGGCTCTTGGTTTAGTTATGGAGAAACGAAGTTAGGTCAGGGTAGAGATGCTGTAAAAGGTGTTATTAAAGACAATCCTGAACTAATGGAGGAGCTTGAAAATAAAATTAAAGAAGCTATTGAAAATCAAGAATAA
- a CDS encoding ATP-binding protein yields the protein MINKRLLIKNLLSHNDENSFYDKKQKLSLDSKEGKAKFIKHVCALSNSNPTNNSYIVIGIEDEENKIVGVDFYDDSKIQNLVNAYLNNPPKIEYENVPFPRLERHKVIGLVTIYPTKLITSLAKNSWKYRKGTIFYRRGSNSMPAEENIVLKNNNKAIVEAIEKNARNNIQLTLDGVFDFINRHKPEYNPQYKVFNEQFVLCWAGKQKKINDEVFFTRVDIELINEQVRLFFSSLDDVQINYNEQSFIITEYIVLGIDKSEKRYPLEKTIINFKDNGKHDIVTEFLFEAPQYDSNILQHIYNNNNSIVAKIVNNKPLSVTEHEDVYRLPTSYLICYLNGFESAALQLKKAKYYIKNLEDKTTYIKYKEAMRVIRKVKYN from the coding sequence ATGATTAACAAGCGCTTACTTATTAAAAACTTACTGTCTCATAACGATGAGAATAGTTTTTATGATAAAAAGCAGAAGTTATCTTTAGATTCTAAAGAAGGAAAAGCAAAATTTATTAAACATGTTTGCGCACTTTCTAATTCGAACCCTACCAATAATTCTTATATTGTTATTGGTATTGAAGATGAAGAAAATAAAATTGTTGGGGTAGATTTTTACGACGATAGTAAAATACAAAACTTGGTAAATGCATACCTGAACAACCCACCGAAAATAGAATATGAAAATGTTCCTTTTCCACGTTTAGAACGACATAAAGTAATCGGACTGGTAACAATTTATCCTACCAAATTAATTACCTCCTTAGCTAAGAATTCCTGGAAATATCGTAAAGGAACTATTTTTTATCGCAGAGGAAGCAACTCAATGCCTGCGGAAGAAAACATTGTTCTTAAAAACAATAACAAAGCCATTGTTGAAGCTATTGAAAAAAATGCTCGTAATAACATTCAACTTACCCTCGATGGTGTTTTTGATTTTATAAACAGGCATAAACCAGAGTACAATCCGCAATACAAGGTGTTTAACGAACAATTTGTGTTGTGTTGGGCAGGGAAACAGAAAAAAATTAACGATGAGGTATTTTTTACACGTGTTGATATTGAACTGATAAATGAGCAAGTCCGCTTGTTTTTTTCTTCGTTAGATGATGTTCAAATCAATTATAACGAACAATCATTCATTATTACCGAGTACATTGTTTTAGGGATTGACAAGAGTGAAAAACGCTATCCACTAGAAAAAACAATCATCAATTTCAAAGATAACGGAAAGCATGATATTGTTACCGAATTTCTATTTGAGGCACCTCAATACGATAGCAACATCTTACAGCATATATACAATAATAATAACAGCATTGTAGCAAAAATTGTAAACAACAAACCTCTTTCGGTTACCGAGCACGAAGATGTATATCGACTCCCTACTTCTTATTTAATCTGTTATTTAAACGGATTTGAAAGCGCTGCTCTACAACTTAAAAAAGCAAAATATTACATTAAAAACCTCGAAGATAAAACCACGTACATCAAATACAAAGAGGCCATGCGAGTAATACGTAAAGTGAAGTATAATTAA
- a CDS encoding aldo/keto reductase, producing the protein MTNYSNVIAGCMRWGIWGENLDTHQMVNLIEACVQNEVTTFDHADIYGDYTTESSFGKALESSSIKRENIQLISKCGIQHTGNTRTNRIKHYDYSKKYIIWSVEQSLQNLKTEYLDLLLLHRPSPLMHPDEIAAAIETLISQGKIKDFGLSNFTPLQTQLIASKTTVSVNQIEASLSHYTPLLNGDLNYMQLHHIQPMAWSPLGTYFTEDSTKNLQIKEEMLRLTQKYNATETQVLLAWLYQHPSQIIPVIGTTKKERIIEAVAAQKIILETEDWFALLEASQGHKVP; encoded by the coding sequence ATGACTAATTATTCTAACGTAATTGCTGGGTGTATGCGATGGGGAATTTGGGGTGAAAATTTAGATACACACCAAATGGTAAACCTAATAGAAGCCTGTGTTCAAAATGAGGTAACTACATTCGATCATGCAGATATTTATGGAGACTATACTACAGAAAGTTCCTTCGGAAAAGCACTTGAATCAAGTTCTATAAAACGAGAAAACATACAGCTTATTTCTAAGTGTGGAATTCAGCATACAGGAAATACCAGAACAAATAGAATTAAACATTACGACTATTCAAAAAAGTACATTATTTGGAGTGTAGAGCAATCTTTACAAAACCTAAAAACCGAATATTTAGATCTACTTTTGTTGCATAGGCCAAGTCCTTTAATGCACCCTGATGAAATTGCAGCGGCTATTGAAACACTCATATCGCAAGGAAAAATTAAAGATTTCGGGCTCTCTAATTTTACTCCGCTACAAACACAATTGATAGCAAGTAAAACCACCGTTTCGGTAAATCAAATAGAAGCTTCGTTAAGCCATTATACACCTTTGCTTAATGGAGATTTAAACTATATGCAACTTCATCATATTCAGCCGATGGCTTGGAGTCCGTTAGGCACCTATTTTACAGAAGATTCCACTAAAAATCTTCAAATAAAAGAAGAAATGCTTAGGTTGACTCAAAAATACAATGCTACCGAAACTCAAGTATTGTTAGCTTGGCTTTATCAACATCCATCACAAATAATTCCTGTCATTGGAACCACCAAAAAAGAACGAATAATCGAAGCGGTAGCTGCACAAAAAATTATTTTAGAAACTGAAGACTGGTTTGCTCTACTAGAGGCTAGCCAAGGGCATAAAGTACCTTAA
- a CDS encoding SDR family NAD(P)-dependent oxidoreductase, which translates to MQQTALITGATSGIGKATAQFFAKNNIRLIICGRRIEKLQQLQQELSEFTKVHILQFDVRYNEEVQKAINSLPSEFKHIDILINNAGNAHGLNSIQDGSIDDWDAMIDGNVKGLLYVSKAIIPQMVKRNNGFIVNIGSTAGKDVYPNGNVYCASKFAVNALNKGMRMDLNQHNIRVSAIHPGLVETEFSEVRFKGDTERAKTVYKGYKALQPEDIADIIYFVVTRPYHVTIEDLIVYPTAQASATIIHKEND; encoded by the coding sequence ATGCAACAAACTGCTTTAATTACAGGAGCAACCTCTGGCATTGGCAAGGCAACTGCTCAATTTTTTGCAAAAAACAACATCCGCTTAATTATTTGCGGTCGACGTATTGAAAAGCTACAACAATTACAACAAGAACTATCAGAATTTACCAAAGTACATATTTTACAATTTGATGTTCGCTATAACGAAGAAGTACAAAAAGCCATTAATAGCTTACCTAGTGAGTTTAAACATATTGATATTCTTATTAACAACGCTGGAAATGCGCACGGATTGAATAGTATTCAAGATGGAAGTATTGACGACTGGGATGCGATGATTGATGGAAATGTGAAAGGACTTTTGTACGTTTCAAAAGCCATCATTCCTCAAATGGTGAAACGCAACAACGGATTTATCGTAAATATCGGTTCTACCGCAGGAAAAGATGTGTATCCTAACGGAAATGTATATTGTGCTTCTAAGTTTGCTGTAAATGCCTTAAATAAAGGAATGCGTATGGACTTAAACCAACACAACATTCGTGTGAGTGCGATTCATCCAGGATTGGTAGAAACCGAATTTTCTGAGGTTCGTTTTAAAGGAGATACTGAAAGGGCTAAAACCGTTTATAAAGGTTATAAAGCATTGCAACCAGAAGATATTGCAGATATTATTTATTTTGTAGTAACCCGCCCTTACCATGTAACGATTGAAGATCTCATCGTATATCCAACAGCGCAAGCAAGTGCAACGATAATACACAAGGAAAATGACTAA